The Selenomonas sp. AB3002 sequence AAGGCATAGCCGTTGTCATACAGCGTGATGTTATCTACAATCTTTGCCACCACAAAGTAATCCAGCTCAATGCCCACGACCCCCACAAACCTTCCGCCATAGTAAACAGGGACATTATAAGAAAACACTCTCGCTCCCAGATTATCCGTGAAATATGGCGGCAGCCATACAGCCTTGCCGCTGGCCTTGGGCACAGTGAACCAGACCAGCTTGGAGGTATCCCTGGTATCGTAAAGGGATATATCCGTCACCTCATGCCTGACGATGCCTTCATCATTGGCCACATACCAAAAGCCCTTGACATTCTGGGACACCGCTGGGTCTATGCGGTAGTAATAAGTCAGGACCCCGTTGGTTTTATGGACCAGCTTGTTGAAGATATCACCGGTCCGTTCCAGGTGCGCCTGCAGCTTTTCATCCTCCAGGCCATTCAGGTCGGATCCCACGTAGGCAGAAACCATCTCCACCGACTGCTCGACGCTCTGGAAATAAGCATCCAGATTTTTCTGTCCAGTCTCGCACATCAGCAAAAGCATTTGGTCAGCATAGCGATTGCCGATATTCCTCAGGGCTGTCACGCCTAAAAAAGCGACGATGCTCATCGCTGCCACAATAACGCACACCGTGGCAGCTGTTATTTTGGTCTTTAGCGAATCCATATCATCACCCCCAGGGTGATACTTCGCTGCTACGGGCGCAAATCCTCCTGCCAAAAACAAAATTCCCCAGCTCTGACAGCGCTTGTCTCAAGTCTAATATAGGCATATCATTTCTTTTATGATAAAATCAATGTGGTGGGAAGGCTTCTCACCTTTAAGCAAAGTAGACAAGCTTTCGCAAAAGGAGGACCTGATGAAGATAGCGGCAAGCGATTTTGATGGCACCCTGTACCATGAGGGAAAAGGCATCAGCCAGGATACCCTGGCCGCCATAAAAAAATGGCAGCAGGCTGGAAATAAATTTGGTCTGGTCACAGGCCGCAACATGCACCTGGTGCGGATTGGCCTCAAGGGTTTTGATATCAAGCTGGATTTCTGCGTAGGCCTCAACGGAGCCGTGATATTCGACGGCGAGGAACAGGAAGTCTTCAGTAGCGAAATGCCCAAAGAAGCCGTCAAGGCCCTCTGGCAGCATGAGATTGCCCGGGAAAGCCCCTATGTCATGACCCTGCGGGGCAAGGAGACCTTCGCCAAATGGCGCGACAAAAGCTGCTGGGATCCTCCCCTCCACGACAACATTCCCGAAATCCCCCAGGAGGAGGCCCAGAATCTGCCCCATGTATTGCAAATGTGCTTTTCCGCCCCCACGGCAGAAAAAGCAGCGGAACTGGCCGCAGACGTCAGCCGGCACTTTGCCAGCCAGCTCTCAGCTGAAGCCAACCTCCACTATGTGGACGTCTGCGCCGCCGGCAACACCAAGGCCACCGGCCTCGCCCGACTGCAGGAAATCATGGACTGGCAGAAGTTCCCCCTCTGCGTCATCGGCGACGACCTGAATGACCTTTCCATGATTGAGCGATTCCAGGGCTTTGCCATGGCCGGCGGCAATCCCCTGGTCAAAGAAAAAGCCAGCGGCATCTTTGACTCAGTGGGAAAAATGCTGGAAGCTAACCTTTGAATCATCCCCAGCCACCAACAAAGAGACTTGCCCACACTTCGGCAAGTCCTTCTTCCCCCCGCCCTGCCCATGATAATCCAAGGCCGGCAAAAAAATCCCTGGCGTAAGCTTCAAGGATTTTTGCCGGCCTTGTCGAATTTATACCAAGAGTATATGCAATTATGTCACGCCCCAGATGGCAGAAGGAGCAAGGTGGCATTATGAACGGAAAGAAAGCGAAGGCCAGGGAATTCTTTGACAAATTCTTCCTCCGGGCCTTGATGGAGTTTGTGGCCCTGGCAGCTGTTATCAGCCTGCTTGGTACTTATGTCTACGACAAGATGGACATCCTGCTCATTGACTCCCTGAAGGAAGCCGTGGCCCAGCAGAGTCAGAGCACCGCTTATGTGCTGGGGGAGCGCTTCCAGCACAAGCTGGACGAGCTTGAGTCCCGGGCAGAACTGGTGCAGCAGGGAGAGATTTCCCCAGAGGCCGCGGTAGCCATCGCCACCATCGGCACCAAGGACGGCAGGAATCGGGGGATCCTGCGGCAGGACAATACAGCCTTGGCAGGCACGCCCCTGCCCTCCTCAGCCTTTGCCGCCATTGGCCGGGTCTGGCTGGAGCAACAGGTCATCGAATACCGCCAGGGCATCGGCCTCATCTTCGCCATCCCCTTTGACCTGGCGGGGGAGATGTGCATCTTCTATGAAGTCTTTGACGATGAAGCCGTCCAGTCTTTTTACAAGATGATGAGCTACAACGGCAAAGGCACCCTGGTACTGGGCTCGGACTTCAATGACTGGGTCCTGCTGTCTGGGGGACTGTACCCCGAAGTGACAGAGGGGAAAATGCCGAATTTCAACGAGGCCTGGCAGAAAATCCAGCGCTCGGAAATCCTGCCCCAAAGCACCAATTCCAGCTACGCCGAGGACGAAGAATACGCCTTCTTCTTCCACAGTACCTATATCTCCCCAAAGGACCATCTGCTGCTGGCAGGCTATGCGGAGTGGGATGATGTGGTGGTGGGCATAGACTACATCTACACCCTCATGAAGATGGTGTTCTATGTAGTGCTCATCCTGCTGTTCGTGCTGGTGGGGTACCATATGCGCACCCAGCAGCTGAAGCATTCCGAGCACCAGAGCGCCCTGGCCGAATCCGCCAACCGGGCCAAAAGCGATTTCCTTTCCCGCATGTCCCATGAGATCCGCACCCCCATCAACGCCGTCATGGGCATGGACGAGATGATCCTTCGGGAGGCCAAGGACCCTGCCATCCTGGAATACGCCCAGAATCTCCAGAGCGCAGCCAGGACTCTGCTGGAGCTCATCAATGACATCCTGGATTTCTCCAAGATCGAAGCGGGCAAAATGGAAATCATCCCCGCAGAATACCAGCTGGGCTCCCTGCTCAACGATTTGGTGAACATGATCCAGAAGCGGGCAGAAAACAAGGGACTCACCTTCCAGGTGGAGGCAGACCCAAAGCTCCCCACCACCCTGTTCGGCGATGAAGTGCGCATCAAGCAGGTGGTGACCAACCTCCTTACCAATGCTGTCAAATACACGGAAAAAGGTGGTGCGCGGCTGAAAGTTGGTTTCCACCCCATAGACGGCAAGCTGATTTCCCTGGAGGTAAGCGTCAGCGATACAGGCATCGGCATCAAACAGGAGGACATGGAAAAGCTGTTCTGCTCCTTTGAACGCATCGAGGAAAAGCGCAACCGCAACATCGAAGGCACAGGGCTGGGCATGAACATCGCCCATCAACTGCTGGCCATGATGGGCGGCGAGCTGAAAGTGGAAAGCGTCTACGGCCAGGGCTCCACCTTCAGCTTCCAGATTGTCCAAAAGGTGATTAACCCAGCCCCCCTGGGAGATTTTGAAGAAGCCTATCATCAGTCCCTCTCCTGCCACAAGGATTATCAAGTTTCCTTCCGGGCACCTGAGGCAAAAATCCTGGTAGTGGACGACACTGTGATGAACCTCACCGTGGTCAAAGGCCTCTTGAAGCAGACCAAGATTCAGATTGACACAGCCCAAAGCGGTCAGGAATGCCTGGGACTGGTGCAGAAGGAAAAGTACGACATCATCTTCCTGGACCACATGATGCCCGGCATGGACGGCATTGAGACCCTGTACGCCATGAAGTGCCTGGAAGTGAACCTGAACCAGGCCACCCCTGTCATATCCCTGACAGCCAACGCCATCCGGGGAGCCAGGGACCAATACCTGGCAGCAGGATTCCAGGACTATCTCACCAAGCCCATCAACTGTACCAAGCTGGAAGAGATGATCCTCAAATACCTCCCCCCGGGCAAGGCAGCAGAAATCACACCGGAAGAGGGCGCTCAGGAAGCAGTGGCAGAGGAAGCTTTGCCCTTGCCTTCATGGCTCACGGAAACCCAGGGACTGGACACCGCCGCCGGCATAGGGCACTGCGGCAGCAATGCAGCCTATCTGGATGTGCTGACAGTCTTTGCAGGCTCCATACAGAGAACAGCCAAAGAAATCGAAGAATATTTCCAGCAGGAGGAATGGAAGAGCTACACCACCAAGGTCCACGCCCTGAAATCCACTGCCAAGATCATCGGCGCCGCCGAGCTGTCCGAAAGGGCCAGGCGCCTGGAGGATGCAGGGAATGCCGGCTATATAGACGAAATCCGCCAGGACCACCGCCCCCTGATGGAGCTCTACCTCACCTATGCGGAGAAACTTGCCCCCCTGATGCCCAAAGAAGAAGACACCAGCGAAAAGCCCCCCATCGACCCTGGGGAACTTGCCGAAGCCTTCGAAGCCATGAGCGAGATAGCCGCCACCTTCGACTACGACTCCCTGCAGTTCATCTTCGAGTCACTGGACGGCTACCACCTGCCAGAAAAAGAGGCAGGTCTGTATAAGGAAATCAAGGCAGCAGCAGCCGTGCCGGACTGGGATAAGGTAAAAGAACTGCTGGAGCAGGCCAAAGAAGCGTAACCCTGCAAGAAAAAGCGGGCCCTTCCGAAGAAACTTTCGGAAAGGCCCGCTTTTGACAGGTTGACTATAGCCAGGGATTACTGATTCTGGTCGTTGTTCCAGCAGGATCCATCATGCCTGCCGCAGCCGGGACCGCCGTGACGGCCGTAACCACGACCGCAGTACCAGCCGTCGCTGTTGTCATTGTCGGACAGATGACGGATGTTCTGGCAGGGCTGGCCTGCTGCCACCTCGGGAGTGGCGGCGAAGGCAGGGACAGCGGTGAACATGGTGGCGATGGCTAAAAGTGATGCGATTTTCTTTTTCATAGCAGTTACCTCCTAAGGTTGTTGCGTTGTTTCTCTCTTACAGTTAGTATTATGACATAGGTTTGTGACAAAAGTGTTACGTTTTTTGAAAAAGTTTGCTACACTGTATTTACGTTTCGGCTGTTCATTTTCTCTGACGCAGAGAAAACGAACCAAAAGGTAAACATGCCGGTGGCATGTTTACGCGGACTGAAATCACATCCTATGATTTCCGCGTCCGCGGGGCCCATCCATGGGCCCTGGGGTTCGGGAGTTCGGCCTCGTTGCCTGATGGCAACATCGGGGTGACGGAGTGAAAATTCACTACTCCATTAGCATAAACCATTCCCAAGAGGTAATTATCATGAAACTATTAATTGCAGATGACAACGCTGACATACGCGATATACTTTCAACCTTTGCAGAGGGCGCTGGCTTTGAGGTTGCCACTGCTGCCAATGGCAGGGAGGCGCTTAATCTGGCCCTGCAGGGGGATATTTCCTTATTGCTGTTAGACGTAATGATGCCGGAGCTGGATGGGTTTGAGGTTTGCAGGGAGATTCGGAAGGTTTCTGACCTGCCTATCATTATGATTACCGCCCGGGGGGAGGACTATGACCGGATCATGGGGCTGGAGCTGGGGGCTGATGATTATGTGGTGAAGCCCTTCTCTCCTGCCGAGGTGATGGCCAGGGTGAAGGCGGTGCTCAGGCGGCTGCCCCATGATGAAGATGAGGGGGAGAAAATAGCCCTGGGCAACCTTACCCTGCTGAAGGACAAAGGGGAAGCTCTGGCAGGCGGCAGTGCCCTTGCTCTTACCCACAAGGAATACGACCTGCTCTTTCTTTTCCTGTCCAACAAAGGCCGGGTCTTTTCCCGGGACGAACTGCTTGACCGCCTTTGGGGCTATGACTACACAGGGGATACCCGCACGGTGGATACCCATATACGGCGGCTGCGGGCAAAGCTGGAAAAAGCAGGCGCGAAGGGCCTTGTCCTCGCCACCGTCTGGGGCCGGGGCTACCGCCTGGAGGAAGCACCATGCTGAAGCCCAAAAAACTCACCCGCAAGCTCTGGGGCTACTTTGCCCTGAGCCTGCTGATCTTCTCCCTGCTGATGGGAACTGTCTTCGCCTTCCTCTTCGTTGAATATAACCGCCAGTCCCATCAAGAAGAGATGCGCCATCAGGCAGCGACTTTGGCAGAGGCATATCCAACCTTCAGAGAGGCAGGCTTTTTGGCACCAGAGAACCTGTCTGCCGCAGAAACCGCCCCGAGCCGCCATGGCTCACGCCACGGCATGAGGGGCAGCGGCAACGCTTCCGTCCCCGGCATGGGGCAGTGGTGCAGGCACAACTACAACCTGCAGGACTCCGGCACGACAGGAGAAAGCCACCGGGCCGCCTTCCTGCAGGAAATGAACCATTTGGTGCAGGGCACCATCTGGATTGTAGATGAGAAAAGCCGCACCATCAGCGCCTACGGGAAAGAAAGCAGCCAGGCTATGACAGGGCTGCCCCGGCGGTGGAGGAGGTCCTGCAGGAAGTGCTCTCCGGTGGAACACCTGTGGCAGATTCCTTCTCCTCTCTCTTTGCAGAACCCATGGTGACAGCAGGCGCCCCCATCAGGGACAGCGCAGGCAACGTACAGGGGGCAGTGCTGGTGCACCGTCACCTTGCTGATTTGCAGGAAGCAGAATACACGGGGCTGAAAATCCTTGGGTCTTCGCTGCTGCTGGGCTTGCTTCTTACCGCCCTGCTGGCAGCGGCTCTGGCCCGTCACTTCATCGCCCCCCTCTACGCCATGAAAGACACCGCCGAAGCCTTCAGGAGCGGGGATTACAATGCCCGCACAGGACTCGCGCAAGATGATGAGCTGGGCCTTCTGGCAGGCAGCCTTGACGAACTGGGCCGCCGCCTTGGAGAAGCAGAAGCGGAGCGGAGCCTCTTGCAAAGGCAGCGGCAGGAATTCCTGGCCGCCGTATCCCACGAACTGCGCACACCTCTCACGGTCATCAAGGGCACCTGGGAACTGCTGCAGTCAGGCTTTGTGACGGAGGAAGGCAAACTCACAGACTGCCGCCGCAGGATTGAAGAAAACCTCTCCATGCTGGAACGACTGGTGCGGGATCTCCTGGAACTCACCCGCCTGCAAAGTCCTGGCTTCGAAGTGCAGAAGGAACAGCTTGACCTAGCCGAGCCTTTCAATGAAGCCCTGCGAAGCGCCCGCACCCTGGCAGAGAAAAAAGGCGTTGCCATAAAGGCAAACCTCCCCTCTCCCCTGCCCTTCACCGGTGACTATGGGAGACTCCGGCAGCTCCTGCTGGTATTGCTGGACAACGCCGTCAAGTTCTCCCCTGCAGGGACAGCCGTAGAAGTTGAAGGCGAACTCAGCGGCCAGGACTGGCAGCTCCAGGTCACAGACCATGGCCCCGGCATCCCCCCGGAGGACCTGCCCCATATCTTCGACCGCTTCAAGAAAGGCGGCCAGGACAACGCCCAGGGCACAGGCCTGGGACTGGCCATTGCCAGAGAGATTGCCCTGAGGCATGGCATTGAGCTGACCTGCGAAAGCCGCCAGGGAGAAGGAGCTTCCTTCATCCTCAAAGGAAAAACTGCATAGATAGATGCCCCCTGCAGCCACAAGCCGCAGGGGGCATCCTATTTCCTTGATATATCTTACTTTGCTTCCCTCTTCACATTATCCCCATAGATGGTCTTGAAGTCCTTCTTCATGGAGATAGTGGTCCAGCCGCGCTCCTTGGCAAATTTCTCCTGCTTCGCAGCCTTGGCCAGGTTGCCCAGTTCCCTCTCTGTGTCATCGCAGAGCACGTAGAAGGACATGGTGCGGTACTTGTCGTTCTGCAGGTTGAATTCCAGCATGCCGCTGTCGCCCATGGAGTTGCCGAAAGCCAGCACCGGGCGCTTGCCAATCTCGGTGAAGATGCTGAAGATCTTGTTGCAGTTGCCGTTCTCACCCAGGAACACATCGGAACGCACCACTTTTTCCTTGTGGCGGTCATAGAAGTGCTTGTCCGGCGCCTCAGAGCCCATGCCAGTGGTGACATAAGCCACGTTGGAGCCAATCATGTGGTCCAGGGGAATGTCCAGCACGCCGTCCACCAGGCAGCGGAGGATCTCACGCTCGCAGGCAGAATCCATATAGACAGTGAAGCCGTTGTTCTGCAGGTAGGAAACAACTTCCACCATGGGCAGATAATAAGCCTCGCCGCGCTTCAGGTTCGTGAGGCCAACCTCGTTGGTCTCCATGAACTTCTTCACATAGTCGGAGTACTCTTCCTTGGTCATGCCCGCATAGGACTTGCGCATCTGCTTGGCAAACTCCGTCCCCAGCTCCTTGGGAATGGACTCCTTGTTCATGATGTAGGGCTTCACCTTGCTGGCGATATCCTTCATCTCCGGAGTAGCAGCAAAGTCCTTGTCCTCCAGGGCGCGATGCAGGAACATCATTTCCTGGAAATAGTAAGGAGCAGTCTCGCAGTAAAGGGTGCCGTCCAGGTCAAAGGTGGCGATGCGGTCCTCAGGCGGGATGTAGTTCTTGCTCTTGGGATTGGTGATATCCTTGACGTACTTAACCAGAGCCTTCTGACTGGGGGCATTCTTCTCCCAATACTGGAAATCAGCAGCCGTCTGCACATTGATAGCAGCCAGCTCCTCACGGCTGGCAGCATCAGCTGCCGTGAAAGTGCCAAAAGCAAACATACCTGCCATCAGGGCAGCGATAACTTTCTTTTTCAGAAACAGAGTCTTCATCAAATAAACCTCCCAAATTCGTCCCGTATTTCTCACGCTAACCATTATACGGGGCGAAACGGAAGCAAACAATCCAAAAAACTGCAAAAATATCCGTAAAAATGAAGTAAACCTGATTGAAGGCCTGCCTGTCCCAATATCTTACCAGGTCCTGGCCAGAGGCGTATCAAAGGGCAGGGCGTAGGGGTTTTCCGCGGATTCCTTCAGTTCCCTGAACATCTCCGCCCTGAGCTTTGCTCCTTCCTCATCCTCCAGTTCCTCGGCGTAGCCCTTTACGTAAGCCTCGCTCATTTCCTCCCAGCTATGGACGAGTTTTTGTATGCGCTGCCCTGCCGTCACGGCACAATTCATGGCCTCCCGCAGGGTGATATATCCTGCCAGGAAGGCACTGCCCGAAAGCTGGCAGGCCCGCTGCAGGTCATAGACTCCTTTTTCTCCCGCCACCAGCTCCTGCAAATTGCAGATCATCTCCGGGCGGCTGTTGGTATCCCATCTCCCGGACAGCATGAGGCTGGCCGAAGCCCTGCCAATGGGGTCATAGGGCTGGAAGCCGCCGAACTCATGGATATCCCATTGGTTCAGCCGCCGGTTGACAGCATTCACAGCGCAGACCCACTGCCGTACATTCCACGGCACCTCCTGCCAGCCCAGTCTTTCCAGGGGCAGATGGATCGTTGCATCCTCCTCCCGCTGCCACTGCCGCAGCTGATCCGCCACCTGCGGCTCCATGGCGCTGCGAATGGATTCTTTTCCCTCCTGCAGTTCCCTCACAAAGCGCCGGGGGTAATGGCAGATAAGCCAGCCATATACTTTTCCCACATCCTCCCCGTAAACTGCGAAACGGTAAAACTCGTCCTTGTCCGCTCCGGCATCTATATCCTCCCAGAGCTGCACCTCCAGGCAGGTGACCTTCTTATCCTCTATCCAATAGCGGAAATCTCTTATATCATCCGTATCATAGACCTTGTCCGTGCCCGTCATGGTGAAGGCGTCCTCTGAGCAGAAATGCACCTGGCCGGGCTTTTTCAGGCCAATCATACGGCGGAAGATGTCACCGAAGGTGAAGAGTGAAATATCTGCCTCCACGGAAAAAGGCTCCAGGGAATCAAGTCTCACAGGCACTCACTCCAATCTTCCGCCGGGGCCATGCCCTCCAGTTCCTCCCGGGCCGCCTCAAGGCCGGCTGCGGCGGCTTCTTCCAGATAGTGACGGCAGCCTGCCATATCCTCCCTGTCCCGGCAGTAGTGGGCCAGCTCATAGGCAGCGGGAGAGTAGCCTGCCTGCTCTGCCAGATG is a genomic window containing:
- a CDS encoding response regulator transcription factor, producing MKLLIADDNADIRDILSTFAEGAGFEVATAANGREALNLALQGDISLLLLDVMMPELDGFEVCREIRKVSDLPIIMITARGEDYDRIMGLELGADDYVVKPFSPAEVMARVKAVLRRLPHDEDEGEKIALGNLTLLKDKGEALAGGSALALTHKEYDLLFLFLSNKGRVFSRDELLDRLWGYDYTGDTRTVDTHIRRLRAKLEKAGAKGLVLATVWGRGYRLEEAPC
- a CDS encoding DUF1266 domain-containing protein — its product is MRLDSLEPFSVEADISLFTFGDIFRRMIGLKKPGQVHFCSEDAFTMTGTDKVYDTDDIRDFRYWIEDKKVTCLEVQLWEDIDAGADKDEFYRFAVYGEDVGKVYGWLICHYPRRFVRELQEGKESIRSAMEPQVADQLRQWQREEDATIHLPLERLGWQEVPWNVRQWVCAVNAVNRRLNQWDIHEFGGFQPYDPIGRASASLMLSGRWDTNSRPEMICNLQELVAGEKGVYDLQRACQLSGSAFLAGYITLREAMNCAVTAGQRIQKLVHSWEEMSEAYVKGYAEELEDEEGAKLRAEMFRELKESAENPYALPFDTPLARTW
- a CDS encoding cache domain-containing protein, coding for MDSLKTKITAATVCVIVAAMSIVAFLGVTALRNIGNRYADQMLLLMCETGQKNLDAYFQSVEQSVEMVSAYVGSDLNGLEDEKLQAHLERTGDIFNKLVHKTNGVLTYYYRIDPAVSQNVKGFWYVANDEGIVRHEVTDISLYDTRDTSKLVWFTVPKASGKAVWLPPYFTDNLGARVFSYNVPVYYGGRFVGVVGIELDYFVVAKIVDNITLYDNGYAFINDKEGNIIYHPRMDVMTMEEQPQVPEGLLSKNKFIHYVFEGVEKQAVWLPLSNGMRLNLTVPVEEINADWQRWSQKIITIFALLLGLFILIIKVLIGRIIRT
- a CDS encoding HAD family hydrolase — encoded protein: MKTLFLKKKVIAALMAGMFAFGTFTAADAASREELAAINVQTAADFQYWEKNAPSQKALVKYVKDITNPKSKNYIPPEDRIATFDLDGTLYCETAPYYFQEMMFLHRALEDKDFAATPEMKDIASKVKPYIMNKESIPKELGTEFAKQMRKSYAGMTKEEYSDYVKKFMETNEVGLTNLKRGEAYYLPMVEVVSYLQNNGFTVYMDSACEREILRCLVDGVLDIPLDHMIGSNVAYVTTGMGSEAPDKHFYDRHKEKVVRSDVFLGENGNCNKIFSIFTEIGKRPVLAFGNSMGDSGMLEFNLQNDKYRTMSFYVLCDDTERELGNLAKAAKQEKFAKERGWTTISMKKDFKTIYGDNVKREAK
- a CDS encoding HAD-IIB family hydrolase, whose protein sequence is MKIAASDFDGTLYHEGKGISQDTLAAIKKWQQAGNKFGLVTGRNMHLVRIGLKGFDIKLDFCVGLNGAVIFDGEEQEVFSSEMPKEAVKALWQHEIARESPYVMTLRGKETFAKWRDKSCWDPPLHDNIPEIPQEEAQNLPHVLQMCFSAPTAEKAAELAADVSRHFASQLSAEANLHYVDVCAAGNTKATGLARLQEIMDWQKFPLCVIGDDLNDLSMIERFQGFAMAGGNPLVKEKASGIFDSVGKMLEANL
- a CDS encoding ATP-binding protein, with translation MNGKKAKAREFFDKFFLRALMEFVALAAVISLLGTYVYDKMDILLIDSLKEAVAQQSQSTAYVLGERFQHKLDELESRAELVQQGEISPEAAVAIATIGTKDGRNRGILRQDNTALAGTPLPSSAFAAIGRVWLEQQVIEYRQGIGLIFAIPFDLAGEMCIFYEVFDDEAVQSFYKMMSYNGKGTLVLGSDFNDWVLLSGGLYPEVTEGKMPNFNEAWQKIQRSEILPQSTNSSYAEDEEYAFFFHSTYISPKDHLLLAGYAEWDDVVVGIDYIYTLMKMVFYVVLILLFVLVGYHMRTQQLKHSEHQSALAESANRAKSDFLSRMSHEIRTPINAVMGMDEMILREAKDPAILEYAQNLQSAARTLLELINDILDFSKIEAGKMEIIPAEYQLGSLLNDLVNMIQKRAENKGLTFQVEADPKLPTTLFGDEVRIKQVVTNLLTNAVKYTEKGGARLKVGFHPIDGKLISLEVSVSDTGIGIKQEDMEKLFCSFERIEEKRNRNIEGTGLGMNIAHQLLAMMGGELKVESVYGQGSTFSFQIVQKVINPAPLGDFEEAYHQSLSCHKDYQVSFRAPEAKILVVDDTVMNLTVVKGLLKQTKIQIDTAQSGQECLGLVQKEKYDIIFLDHMMPGMDGIETLYAMKCLEVNLNQATPVISLTANAIRGARDQYLAAGFQDYLTKPINCTKLEEMILKYLPPGKAAEITPEEGAQEAVAEEALPLPSWLTETQGLDTAAGIGHCGSNAAYLDVLTVFAGSIQRTAKEIEEYFQQEEWKSYTTKVHALKSTAKIIGAAELSERARRLEDAGNAGYIDEIRQDHRPLMELYLTYAEKLAPLMPKEEDTSEKPPIDPGELAEAFEAMSEIAATFDYDSLQFIFESLDGYHLPEKEAGLYKEIKAAAAVPDWDKVKELLEQAKEA
- a CDS encoding HAMP domain-containing sensor histidine kinase, whose translation is MEEVLQEVLSGGTPVADSFSSLFAEPMVTAGAPIRDSAGNVQGAVLVHRHLADLQEAEYTGLKILGSSLLLGLLLTALLAAALARHFIAPLYAMKDTAEAFRSGDYNARTGLAQDDELGLLAGSLDELGRRLGEAEAERSLLQRQRQEFLAAVSHELRTPLTVIKGTWELLQSGFVTEEGKLTDCRRRIEENLSMLERLVRDLLELTRLQSPGFEVQKEQLDLAEPFNEALRSARTLAEKKGVAIKANLPSPLPFTGDYGRLRQLLLVLLDNAVKFSPAGTAVEVEGELSGQDWQLQVTDHGPGIPPEDLPHIFDRFKKGGQDNAQGTGLGLAIAREIALRHGIELTCESRQGEGASFILKGKTA